The sequence CGGCTGCGCCCCCCAGACGCGGTCCAGGGCCGCGGCGAAGACCGGGTCGTGGACGTCCGCGTGGCCGTAGACCTCCTCGACCGTCGCGGCCGATGCCCAGCCCCCGCGTCACGGGCGATGACCGCGTTGCCGCCCGCCGCGTCCAGGACCCCGGTGGCGAAGGAGTGCCGGAAGGCGTGCGGGGCTACCCGCCCCAGCTCCAGACGGTGCCCGGCCCGGCGCAGCATCCCCCGCACGCCGTCGGTGGTCCACGGCTGGCCCCGCGTGGGGCCGTGCAGGCTGACCAGGAGCATCCCGTGGGCGGCCTGCCGCGGGTACTCGGTGGCGATGTAGTCGAAGTAGGTGTGGATCATCGCCGGGCTGGCTCGGCGGACAGCGCCTCCGGAGACCACGCCATCCTGTCGCTGCCAAGGCGTCTTGGTCTTGACCCGGGCCCGGTTCGCGTTGCCCTCACGGTGGCAGATGTGCACGTGCGCGAAGTGGCACTGCCCGCACGCCGCCCCCTCACGCAGGTGCAGGTCCACCAAGTGCAGACCGCACAGCTCCCCGACCCGAAAGCCTCCGTCGGCAAGCCATGTCACCACCATCCGGTCCCGCGCACACGCCGCCCGGTCCACCAGTTGCTCCCGCGCGCCCTCGGGGAGCATCTTCGAGTGCCTGCGCACCCGCCGCTGGGGGGCGAGCGGGTTCGCCGGCATCTCGGTCAGGACATGCCCGAGCATCGAACGGCGCCGGTCCGCCCGGGTCGGCAACCGAGTCTCGCGCAGTTCCTGCGCCACGGCGCGGTTCACGCCGCAGGTGGCCTGGTGGAGGTAGAAGCCCTTCAGGCACGCCGCCGCGGCCTTCAGCGCACTGTTCTCGTACGGTCGCCGGCCCACCCGCCACGGCAACCCGAACGGACCCGTGAACTCGGCGCCCACCGCCGCCATGTAGTGCACCAGGTCCCGCAGCACCACCGACTCGACGCTCAGCCCGGTGAACCGCAGCCACCGCAGATGGTCCACCAGCAGGTAGGTGTACGTGCGGTCCGTCCCCGCCCGGCACGACCGCAGGAACCGGTCCGCTGCCCCCACCACCGCGCAGGACTCGTCCACGACCGTGTAGTTCACCCGCCCGTCCCCACGCACGACCTCCTGCACCCGAAGGTCCCCCACCACCAACCGGCCATCCATACCCGCCACCACCAACCCGGTCCCAGCCCCCGCTCCGGGGCCGCGCTACACCACCCCACACCCCGACAGCACACCTGCGGACCAAACCCGACGAACATCACATACACCCCAACAACAGTTGGTAAAGTCCGTGACCCTCACACGCCACGCCACGCCACGACCACTGCCGGCGTCAGCGGGGACAGTCGTGATCCTTCGCCCGGTGTCCCATCCACACCACCACGTCAGCCACCCTCAGCGCACTGACCGTGTCCGGCAGACCGGCGACCTGCCGCAGCTCGAGCAACTGGTGGTGCAGCGCGCCGCCATCCTCGCGCAGCGCGGCGTGCAGGCCCAGCCAGAAGGACGGCGGACGGCCGACGGCGCAGCGCACAACACGGTCGTAGACCGGCAGCAGCCTCGGACGCTTACGCGCCATGATCTTGCCCGCGATCACCCAGCCCACATCAGGCTGATCCCGAAGGAGATGCCACGCCCGGTCTGCCGGCGACCCGGGGGCCAGGTCGGGCACCTCAGCCTCGGCCATGTCCTTGTTCCTCGGTATGGCCTGCAGTAACCAGGACAGCCGTACGCCGAGAGGGCCCTCCAAGATGTCCAGCGCCACGGGCGCGGGCACGGTGACCGACAAGGTCTGCACCGCGACCAGGTCCTCCGCCGTGATCCGGTCAGCGCACTCGGGCCGGTCTCCCCCGCCACCCAGAAACTCGAACCGGCGCCCCGTGAACGACGCAGCACTCGACGCCGGGCCCAGCCCGAAATAGCGACGCAGGTCATCCACGACACGATCGGCATCAAGCAGCGCACAGAGCCGCTGCCCCAACGGCGAAACCGACATTCCAGTTCCGGCGGGAGAGACCACGAAAGTTTCGTCTTTCTCGGGTGATGAGCGTACGTCAGCAATCACATTCCGGAGTCGCCCTACCAGCCTTGACGGGCCCACCCTGGTGCCGACGGATCTGCCGAAGCAGGTCGGCGGCGGAGGCGCTGCGGCCGACGACTGCGTTGATTCACGTGGTGGAGTCAGGGCTCGACGGTCAGGGTCTGTCGTTCCATGTCCAGGTGCAGGGTCCCGCCCCGCTGCTCGCGCAGCTGCCGCCAGGCGTCATATCCGGTCATGATCGCCTGTTCCCAATCTGCGGCGCGCAGGACGCTGACTTCCAGGTGGGAGGTCATGGCGGCGATGGTCTTGAGGAGCTCGTGGTCGACGTGGCGGACCTCTTCGAAGAAGCCGTGGCGGGCGGCGTAGGAGAAAACGAGGGCGGAGATTCCTTCCTCGATGGCGATGGCGCGTCCGCCGTCTTCGGCTTCGTCGATCTCCGGCTTACTCTTGCGCTTGCAGCCCAGCAGGAAGCGGGAGACGGGCGACCATCCCAGGACCGCGGCATGCGCCAGGTGGAAGACGTCGTGAAAGCGGTAGTCGTCGTCGACGTGGGACGCGTTGGTCAGCGGGTCCCCGCAAGCTGTGCCGTTGCGGCTGAGGAGCGCGACTGTACGTCCATTGCGCTCCTCGAGGGCGAACGTGAGCGTGGCCTGCCGCGGGAGCCGCTCGGACGCCGGGAAATCGGCGTCGAATACGGTGCGCTCGGTGGGCGGCGTGGGGCGCCAGCGGTCGCTGATCTTGACCAGGTTAGCGGCGGCGATGTCCTCGAGGTCCAGGTCGAAGCGGTGGGCGAGAGCAGCGACGTACCACAGGACGTCGCCGAGCTCTTCACGCAGTTGCTGCTTGCTGGAGGTGTGGTCAGGGCCGTCCCGCAGCCGCTTCTTGTAGGCGGTGGCTAGGGAGCCGACCTCGCCGGCGAGGCCGAGCAGCGGCACCAGGACCGGGTCGGTGCCGGGAGTCGGTTCTTGGAGCGTCTTGATGGCGGCGTGCTGGTAGCGGTTGAAGTCCACGACGACCTCCTGTCGGAAAATCCAGCAGCGCGGTCGAAATCTACGACCGCTTGTCGTATGCTATAGCAGCAGTGTCGGAAAAGCCGACGAACGGAGAGTCTGCTGAACGCGAGCGAGCCGTCCCTTGAGGACATCATCACCGTGGTCGTGGAGTTCCTGGCCGAGCTGCAGGATCGGGACCCCGAGGAACTGCGGGCAGAGCTGGAGGGAGCCGGACAGGAACTGCCCGTCGACTCCATTCTCATCGTGGAGATCCTCACCCGTATCGAGGAACGCTACGGCATCAGCATCCCTGCGGACGAGGAGGCTGCGCACTCGACCAGGTCAGTGCACACCTTCGCCGGGACCATCTTGAAGGTAATCAACGAGAGGCGGACGCCATGAGCCCTCAGACAGAACTGGAGCTGCTCGGGGAGCGACTGCGCAACACCCGCGACTACCTGAGTATGTCGCAGCAGTATGTATCCGACATGACCGGGATCCCACGCTCCGCGATCAGCGACATCGAGCGCGGCACCCGGCGCGTGGACAGCCTCGAACTGAAGAAGCTGGCGCGGCTGTACACGCGGCCGGTGTCGTACTTCCTCGACAAGGAGGAGGAGGTAGACCTCGGCGAGCACGCGCTGGCCGGGCTGCCGCGCGCCTTGGTGGGGCTGACCGACGGAGACTGGGAGGAGGTGCTCAGCTTCGCCGAGTTCCTGAAGTTCCGCCGCGCGAGCGAGCAGGAGCAGGCAGCCGAGCGCGACCAGACCGTCCTTGCATCCGGGCCGGAGCGAGATCAGGAGGGCGGCGAGTGAACTGGAACGTAGCGCACAAGGTCGCCGCAATGGAGGCCGTCAAGGCACACCGCGACCTGACGGTGGACCGTACCGGGTACGTGGACGTGTACGGTGCGCTACTGCGTTCCGGTATAGCCGGGATGGCCCGACCGATGCCGCGGCTTTTCGGGGCGTACTTCGCCCTGAGGGAAGGCGGACCTGGGGTTCTACTGAACGCCGGCTTGGACATCGTCGCCCAGCGGCACACCGCGGCGCACGAGCTTGGGCACCACCGCGCCGGGCACGGCACGGCACTCGATGAGGAGCTGGACCGGGCTCGCACGTGGGGGGACGGGTCCTGGCCGGACCAGGAGAAAGTCGCGGAGGCATTCGCCGCGTGGTTCTTGATGCCACTACCAGCGGTGCAGGCCGCGCTGACGCAGATCGGTGTAAGGCGCCCACAGGTCCCCGAGCACGCCTACCGGATCGCCCGCCTGCTGGGCACCTCCTACGCCGGGACGGTGCACCACCTGCACCGCCTGCGGCTACTGA comes from Streptomyces sp. TLI_053 and encodes:
- a CDS encoding acyl carrier protein; this encodes MVVEFLAELQDRDPEELRAELEGAGQELPVDSILIVEILTRIEERYGISIPADEEAAHSTRSVHTFAGTILKVINERRTP
- a CDS encoding ImmA/IrrE family metallo-endopeptidase; amino-acid sequence: MNWNVAHKVAAMEAVKAHRDLTVDRTGYVDVYGALLRSGIAGMARPMPRLFGAYFALREGGPGVLLNAGLDIVAQRHTAAHELGHHRAGHGTALDEELDRARTWGDGSWPDQEKVAEAFAAWFLMPLPAVQAALTQIGVRRPQVPEHAYRIARLLGTSYAGTVHHLHRLRLLTQTQKSEWLRLRPATVKAGLAGGLAPGKAHVHPIDTGTHGSVVRADAGDLVVLSTTNAVFTSLPHALTEVSPGTTAQVSEAFTGTALVEVHVPGAIGPLRFTLERQAPRVGVNTLWPA
- a CDS encoding nucleoside triphosphate pyrophosphohydrolase family protein; this encodes MDFNRYQHAAIKTLQEPTPGTDPVLVPLLGLAGEVGSLATAYKKRLRDGPDHTSSKQQLREELGDVLWYVAALAHRFDLDLEDIAAANLVKISDRWRPTPPTERTVFDADFPASERLPRQATLTFALEERNGRTVALLSRNGTACGDPLTNASHVDDDYRFHDVFHLAHAAVLGWSPVSRFLLGCKRKSKPEIDEAEDGGRAIAIEEGISALVFSYAARHGFFEEVRHVDHELLKTIAAMTSHLEVSVLRAADWEQAIMTGYDAWRQLREQRGGTLHLDMERQTLTVEP
- a CDS encoding DUF6308 family protein, which codes for MSVSPLGQRLCALLDADRVVDDLRRYFGLGPASSAASFTGRRFEFLGGGGDRPECADRITAEDLVAVQTLSVTVPAPVALDILEGPLGVRLSWLLQAIPRNKDMAEAEVPDLAPGSPADRAWHLLRDQPDVGWVIAGKIMARKRPRLLPVYDRVVRCAVGRPPSFWLGLHAALREDGGALHHQLLELRQVAGLPDTVSALRVADVVVWMGHRAKDHDCPR
- a CDS encoding helix-turn-helix transcriptional regulator, encoding MSPQTELELLGERLRNTRDYLSMSQQYVSDMTGIPRSAISDIERGTRRVDSLELKKLARLYTRPVSYFLDKEEEVDLGEHALAGLPRALVGLTDGDWEEVLSFAEFLKFRRASEQEQAAERDQTVLASGPERDQEGGE